The stretch of DNA atatttcactgaattatataatattttgtgaaaaacaaaTGTCGCTATAAcaaataatttacttacttacttacttacttataaaTTTGACACATACTTATCTTTGAAAGGATGATATAAATCAATACAAAGATTAAGagctagatatttttttttaattctaacgTGTATCATCAATTTCAAAAATGGAAAAGATTCAATAGGTTAGCCTATTAAATGGTTTAGGATTTATAGCTGTAACTGAGATGCTAATCCTTAGTTTTGCTTAGTTGGCAATGTAATTTATGTTCTTAACAAAATCCATATTTTTATGTAGGGATGCAGTCAGTTCTGCATTATGTAAAATGTTTAACAGAGTAGTAACCAGTTATGATAAAACCATTGTTAATCCACACGATAATGCAGACGATTTTGTTTCGATATAGTGTATTTACGTACATCCATCGATTCATATCGAGTATAAATTCAAAAAACAATATACGAGAAATCTAGGAGAACTTTGAATATTTTGCAAGTAATCAGATACAACTTAGAGGGTGGCAATTAATTGCACAAACAACATATTGACCAGATGTAAATGATTATAAAAGTACAAGGAGCAATCCACGGTCTACAACACACCACATCGAATATTAAAGATTGTGTAACACGAACAACACCGAAACCTTTGTATGATCAAATATAAGGGTCTCAACTTGAAaaagagttgttttttttttcaaaaaaaataaagaataaacaagcTAGTCGTCTACAGAAACAACAtgaacattgaaaacaaaaaagcacaaatacCCTAATGAAACCTAAAACCATACTAACGGTATACTGATCTAATTTAATGTTGTCTTAAGATCTAGGACATCGAGAACATGTTTCTCGTGAGTTCAGACAGACATATCGTATCGGCAAAGTAATTCGTAACTGTCAACACAATATATCCACATTAAAATACCGAAGAAGTGTTGTGTTGTTTGTAGCGTTCCACGAATTTGTATAACATTAGACACACTCTGTTGTTCCTTTCGACCATTTAATGTCTTGTATTTTGGCATGTTCCAATATGATTTGAATTGTAAGTATTAAAGGCACGAAATAACTTCTTATTTCATTACTTCATGATGTAAATAATTACATCATTCCAGTAATTAAATAAGAACTTATTGATAAttaataaaagacaaaataaattatataaataccaATATATCTCATACAAGTAATAGGTTTAgcagctataaaaccaggttaacaTTTTGAACATAAAGAAATACATCTAGGAATAGAAGAGTTGGGtttcatttgtttgatatgtttaagCTTGTGTTATTGCCACTTGATAAGAGATTTTTCATTATGATTTTCCTTCGAGTTCTGTATTTTagctatttcattattttttttctaggcTATCCATTTCCCCAAAAAGCATTAGTATGGGAAGGACAGTATAAAGAGCTTTCTAGCTTTCATGATGTTACATGGCTCGAAGATAATGTAAAACCTGTGATAAAGTCATACTTTAAAGATAACAAGAGTAAGTAGCAATgtcaaaaatgatataaaaaaaactgacgAAGCATTGAATTTCAAGGTtattttaccaagtcaggaatttacCAGTTGTCCATTCGCTTGATTTGTTTGTGCTCTTGATTTTGGCAttttgtttagggactttccgattggtattttcctcggagttcagtatttgttgTGATTCAACTTTTTAAGTTAACACATCTCACGAACTTTTAAATAAGTCAGAGAACGATAAAAACGATATGTTAGCTtaaccataaaaaataaatagaaaataacttttattcaaaaatttcagaaaattttgaaacattatAACGAAATGAAATGACACATCTCGAAAATTAGCATTTTTGGACGTCTCTAGTAAgtaatcataaataaaaaaagcaacagtagtatatcgctaaTAGAGATGACCTTTACACTCATTATTCGAAAATGCTCAAGAATAATAAGTAGATCCTGATTTTATTCAATAAGATGATCAGCCTTAAATCATAATGTTAGTTATTCTTTCACAGTAAACGCAGAGACTTTCAACATCTTAGATTATGGATGTGGATATGGTAAACTAGCTTTTTCGTTAGCGAAAACATACAGCAATAGTTTGGTATGGGGTGTAGACATAGACGCTGCTGCAATTGATGCTGGTAGAAATAAAGCCCAAAAGAactcttgtttaaatgttttctttgaaAAGATTGTTGATGGAAACATGCCGGATGTTTGGAAAGAAAAGTTCGACTTCATTATTATGTCAGATGTATTACATGATCTGCCAGACCCGAACACAATTATGGCGAATTTCAGAACAGTATTAAAACCTGGTGGTTATGTTATAGCTTTTGATCCACCTATTTACACTGATCACAAGAAAAATATTGGCTATAACGATGCAATAGATTTTATGCCCTACAGTGTATTTACATGTTTACCTAACAGTATGTCAGAAAAGCCAGCGATTGGTCATGGGATCGGATGGGGTTATGAAGATAAATTGAAGTATATTGAAAGTCAAGGATTCCAAGTTTTGGCAATAGATGGCGAAGATGTCAAATTTCCAAAGTGGAGAATTGTGTTCCAACAGAgtgtttgaaattattttattttattaaactttttgtgataattcattgttttctttttgaattaAGTTTTACTTAACCAGTATTGTATTCATCGTGaaattaaatatgataaatgCTTTACCACAGTTGCAAATAATCATGTACAAACGATCAAAGGAGAGAAACACGTTTTTGTAACCAGTGATTCAAATATCAAAGACCCAAGGACAAGGATGTAAAAAGTATAGATTACTGCACGGTCTTTGGTAATGAGCCAACCACTTACTGTATAGTGtgttataaataaactttacatgtgtgtgttacattttaatgttgtgtcgttgttctcctctaatatttaatgcgtttccctcagttttagtttgttaccccgattttgttttttgtccatagatttatgagtttttaacagCGGTTTTGAacatactgttgcctttatttacacatATATCATGCTAAATGTTGTTTACACAGGACACACGTTTCGTTTACAAATACTCACCATTgacgctagaataaaaaaaagataagcaAGCTAAATATAGTAAGAAATTGGATGGCATTGAGAACCAAACAATCCGAAAGGTTTTACAATAAACacgtacagctaaggtaatatttTATTGGGGGTAGAAAATGAAAGTCCCAGGAATAAGAGGATGTGACCAATTCAAAGATAAGGCTTATGATATGACTTCagtttataacattaaaaaaaaaattatgatacaACCACTGGACACCCGGCTCTGAATTTGGACATGCACATAACAAATATGGCGCGGACACGCtattcgtttacaaaagactacCAGTGACGCTAGAATAAAAACAAGATAAACAAGCAAAACATGGTAAAAAGATGGATGTCATTAAGGACCAAACAATTCGAAAGTTTTTACAATAAACacgtacagctaaggtaatatattatTGAGATAGAAAATAAAAGGCCCCggaataagaaaataaaactaatgCAAACGATAAAGCTAACGGTATGATTTcagtttataacattaaaataaaacaattatgatataAGACAACCACTGGACATCCGGCTCTGACATTAGACAGacacagtagtcagcacttcagtgttgacatgaatatcaataatatggtcatttgatataaatgttttgttacaaaactttaaatttttcgaaaaaactaaggatttgtTATCCCAAaaatagattacctcagccgtatt from Mytilus galloprovincialis chromosome 2, xbMytGall1.hap1.1, whole genome shotgun sequence encodes:
- the LOC143062918 gene encoding S-adenosylmethionine-dependent methyltransferase Rv2258c-like, with amino-acid sequence MADDSFCDVEKMVNDGLHSMVLAIGYKVGIVTVLIDSVEPSTAEEISNKANLNKRYVEEWLICMTAKGVVKIDDGKYYFPNKKQISEAAFVSTMLPIFAECFPDLEQVMRNKTENKGYPFPQKALVWEGQYKELSSFHDVTWLEDNVKPVIKSYFKDNKINAETFNILDYGCGYGKLAFSLAKTYSNSLVWGVDIDAAAIDAGRNKAQKNSCLNVFFEKIVDGNMPDVWKEKFDFIIMSDVLHDLPDPNTIMANFRTVLKPGGYVIAFDPPIYTDHKKNIGYNDAIDFMPYSVFTCLPNSMSEKPAIGHGIGWGYEDKLKYIESQGFQVLAIDGEDVKFPKWRIVFQQSV